The genomic stretch CCTCTTCCAAGTTGCATTAAATGACTAGACAAACACACTCGACCTAGGAGTAAATTAAAATCCTTTCTTGCCGATGGTAATTATACCCAGTCCCCTAATTATCTTAGTCAATGATCTTATTCATTTTAGAGTAAAGATTCAACTCTTTTCTTGTCTGTTTTTACGAAAAATAACACAATCTCCTTAAAAAAGTGATACGTTAGCCTCCCAACATTATTATTTTGAGACAATATGAACTATTTGATAAAAATTGTCTATCAAATATTAACGAAAACTGATTTTGTGGTGATTTTATTTGTAATAGGTGGGATTTAAAATCCACTTTCCAAAAATTATCAAGCCGTTTATTATTGAAAATTCCTTCACTGAGATAGTCTAGTGAGAAAAGACTTGCCAGAAATGATgttacaagaaaaaaaagataattataatacaaaaatcttttttaaaaaaaaatagcatcTTTGCAcaaaaaataagagaagagaATAGTAATATTGGCGGTAGTAGAAGAGATAACGATGATAATAAGATATGGTTGTAAAATAGAATTAATAAAAGGATTATTCTCTACATACAAGCATTTTCCCATACAAGTCATACAAGTCATTTATACTCACGTCGTTTTCACGTTTTTTTGTGtgcctttttttttcttcttctttctccatgcttcttcttcttcttcttctttctccgtgtctcttcttcttcttttttgtaatttttctctCTTGTTATCATCGTCATCAATACCacctcttcttcctttttttattgaaattttttctCCTCTTTTCGTTTTATCTTTCTCCTTACTCAAAATCACTagaaaaaatgaagaaactTTATTTAAGGTactgttttactgttcttctagaTTTTTCTTTTAGATTGTTTCTGTGCCTCATCCTTAACCAGTAAAACATTAAAAGAtttcaagaagaaatatacTGTCTCCCTCCTatattgggtgtattttttaaatcctttgggtgtatttctgttatcctttgggtgtatttttgtaactgtttgggtgtatttctgtaatcgtttgggtgtatttttgtaatcgttcgggtgtatttctgaagatCCATCATCTTCAAAACAATTTCAAaacttgatttcagaaaccatgaaaatcgaaaaaaacaGAAGGAGATCGAAGACAAAGAGAGAACGCACGAAGGAGATCGAACAAATTTGACAAGAAACTCGAAAAAGAAAACGAAGATGAAACACGCAAAGATTGTTCAGTGACGCGCGCTTTAGATTTGGTccaacttgtaagacttgtaagccaaaatgacttgtatgtgtagcacttctcttaataaaaatagaagTTATAATGATGAGAATGATATTAGGGAGCCAAAGTATCATTTATTTTAGTAAGAAATGGCATTGTCTtttgtgaaaataaaaaaagagccAAGCCTTAACTTTTTTTCTAACATAAAGTTGCCCATATATGGTGGTCTTAGCAGTTGGTGTGCTTGAAGCATATTAGAGTACCATGCTGATGCTTAGACTAAGAAGTTAGAAGTATGCCACAGGTCCAGTATAGTGAAAGCTCTTGCTCAGGGCATGCGACTTAAGTTTGAATAAAAATTACATACAAAACAAATGTTGAAGTTTTTAGTTTCAACACTCTTTGATGCTGAAAGTGACAGGCAAGGGACTAGCACGGTGCTTCATGTTTGATTTGATCTATCTTGTAATATGCAAGTTAAACACAGtatagtttttttcttttttttgatTTGTTTTGCCCTCTTTTTGAAGGGTCTTATATTAAATTGTTTTCTTTAATTGCTGCTATAATTTATTGATGACGTGATTATCGTTTCTTTATTTGCTCATTTTCGTTGCCATACATTCTACATATTCTTTTTACCATGTGCAAATCTATCTTTTGgataaataattagttaaatgAAGGTTCATGTTCAATATGTTATAAGAAAGCCAATCGAAAATATTTAGTAAcaaaagaatattaattaaaaactattaaaatttattatttttgacttTATTTAATACattctataataaataaatattaaataaaaacaatttGGACTATTTAAGTCTATTATTTTTTGTCTCCTTAATATTACTAAAAGCAATATAAAAGAAGAGATAGTCAATCGTATACTAACTTCACATTTTTTGTAgcaataaatattaaataataaacatgTTTAGTTGTATTCGCATTGATCTTTTAGTGCAGCCATCAAAGAAAGGacattatattttaaaaacaatagTCTACCCAAGGATCATTTGGTACCCAATACTTTTCCTTATTAAATTACAAGTCCTTAGACACCCAACCTTTAACACACAAGCCTAACACTCCACATAAATGGCACCAATATTTTGTAAACTATTATGAAGCTTGTACCCAAAGTTCTTAAGAACCTTCTTATGTGCAAGCTAGCCTCTATTAAATTTGTTATCAAATGTGATCATTGACTACCTTCGTAAAACCAGTTATGCAATCAACATCAAGAGGTAAAAACAATGGCAATGGAATaagtaaacacaaaataaaaggACTATTTGCAGAAGTTCTGACTTAGATTAGGACGAGGAGTTTCTGCTCCTTTTATTGCTCCAATGTCAAATTCAGAAAGTAAGTTTAACAACTgcttgaaaaaaagaaaagaaaagaaagagaagttGCTTCTTTACTAAACATTCGGTTGTTGTCGGAACACCGCATAAGTGAGACCCTATTAATTATGCTCCACTTCTGTAGAAATCTCTAAAATTCTGGTGACtgtttaaaaagaataaatatttagatattatgatataaaaatataaaaattaaataaatatataaagtaattattagaaatatttattaaaataatatctaaaaatatatataagaagaattatttaaaaatttcaagttAAATGTGATCTAAAATACTTATAAATAGACcatcataaaatttattataattaaataaataaaaaatatattaaatttttaaaatatttctatCAATAATATAACATTatcaaaaattttcaaccatTCATTTAAATTACTCCTTAATCAAAACTATCTCTTCTGTTAACTACAAAATTTAAATCTATAATGCACTCAACAAACTACTGCAATCTATTTCATAAAACTAACATATCCCTTCCTCGGCCTGCTCCAAGCGCGTGCACATGTTGTTGAAATAAGCACTGCGTACCATAGAATTTCCCAAATTCAAGAGAACAATTCTGATATGAAGGTTCACAATGATATGAATCCATTTCTCTTGTTATTGATCAGTTAAAAATGGTATCTGAAGTTGTGTCAAGCCATTTCATTTGTTGAACGAAACTCTGATATTCTGCCACATTGACTAGGCTGACCCCCAATCCTTTCAATAGCAACGGCGTGTACTCTGATGCCACACTAACCCTAATTTCAAACTGTGGCTGAGATTTGGCTTTACTTCTTAGGTAGTTAGAGCATGCCACGTCATACATCAGATACACGTGGTCCGATGCAATTTCTTGACCTGGTCTAGGCAAGCGCAACTTGATACTGTTTccttcatcctcatcatcaccaACACTGAGGCTAAAGTTTAAAAACAGACCCTCAGATGCAACTTTCGGAACAATGAAGGCAAAAATGAAGCCTAACTGATTGGAAGGCAGACCAAATGGGACATCAATTGTTATGTGATCGCCAATTGTTCTGTGCAACAACCACTTCGGAATTCTGCTTCCCGGATACACATAGGTGGCTCCATCAGCATCATAATCTTGGTAACTGTCACTTTCAAATCTGGACAAATTTTGATGTGCAAATTTCATGATGTTGATTTGTGCATTCAAGCCAATAGCCTTAAGAGAGTGTTGATCCAATGCCACACAATTCCAGAATGCAACCTTTTTCCTTTCTTCCTTCATTTGTTCAGCTAAAGTCACAGGGAACAACACGGTCTTCAATGATATGCAACCTTCAACACTTAGGTCTTTGATGTTAGGGGGTAGCTCCGGTAGAGTTTGAAGCTTCCTGCAACGGCTTAAATCTAAAGTTCTTAGCCTCAAGAGGTGCTTAATGCTTTCAGGCAAGTATTCAATAGTACTGTTTGCTAGACTTAGCACTTCAAGTTTGCTTTGAATTCCAATAGATGCAGGCAGTTGTTTGATCCCTGTGTGATCTAAATACAGGTATACCATATTCATTGAAATAACAGAAAATTCCTTCAGTGCTGTGCAGCCAGAGAGAGTGAGATAGCGAAGGGACCTTAAATGAGTATCACTTATAAGGCTTGTAAGGGAAACGCAGCTTGAAAGGTCCAAAACCGTGAGCTTCTCTAAAGAGAAAACAGATGGATGTACGTGAATCAACTTTGAACTCCAACTGAGAATAAGCACTTCAAGATTTGTTGCATTTGAAAAGTCTGGTGACTCTGTTAATTGGGTGGAACATAGAAGGCTAACGCTCTTTAAACTTCGAAGATTCTGTAACACTCAACAAATGAAGATTTCATCAGTAATCATACATACATAACATGAGCTAATTAATTTtggatttaattaattatttttgagtGGTTGTAGTTTCACTCTATTTTTTGTTAGTTACtcgtattttaaaaattttaatccaattcttttttttaccaaaattaaaaaacttaaatCCACAGCTTCTAAGTAGTGAGTATacgaaaatgatgaaaaaaaaattcagataagtaataaatatttaataagaTAAGTTTAGAttattttgactttttttttcaaacattATTGAAATATTTAACAATGGATGAAATATTTCATGAATATCCACTTCCCTGACTGCATAATATATTGCCTTGTTTTTATTCTAATATATTGCTAGTATGTTAGTGGAACAATGCACATGTTTTTACTCACATGTCACATCTTACTCTTGCACAATGAGAAAAAAAAGTagtgtatatattttatttttaccaaaaatatttagttttaaatatttaacaaagttctaattttatctttaatatttaaaatatttatttttgtcttaaaAGCTTTATATTAtcatactttttaattttttgtcaaaattaaattttttaactatcataattattataattataatagtCAAAATAATATTGATAGTGATCTGAGAATAAACTTGATAAAAgaatatatgattaaaaaataaataacaataataaataatggtattttttttaaaaaaatcttttttattttaattagagaaaaaaaataaaaatataatattttaaacatcCCATATAAAATTAAGATTTAGTCTGAATATTAGTGAATAAAACCGAATTTACCTTCTATTTTTTATGTCATATCcaaattaattcttaaaattaattgtCAAATATTTTAGACTCCaacaaatttaattacaaagttaatcttcaaatttattttgtaGATAAATCAATCTTCATATTAAATTACTCATCTACGTATAAGAACTgatttgaaactttaaaaaaaaatttagagacTTTTATGTCTTTAATTCTTTATCAAATAACGATGAAGACTaatttatttaacaaaaaaaaagtagagagttaatttaatagttaaaattttttgaaaactaaaatgtttaactattttttttaaattgatttgagtttacgcttgttttattctttttctttgtcgTGATGATAGAATCATAAAATACAAGATTTGAAATTATAAAAGACAAGCATGTTTGGTTGTTACCTGCTCTTGATTATGCCAAAGTTTTTTCACTCGGTTAACGGGCAAGAAGAGTAGTTGAAGATTTTCAGCAGAAAACTGAGTTGGCAAGGCTTCCATAGGGTAGTGCAACCAATGAAGAACCCTTAGTTCATTAGGCAGAGACTCAAGCCCTTCAGGAAAATACAAACTCATTTGATCTCGTGGGAAATAAGAAGGACACGTGTGAGGAGCTAAAAAGTCCAAAAACTGTAGGTTGCTCATCTTTGCAAATACTTGAGGGCTTAGCTGCAGCTTCTTATTAAGCAATGGCAACTTGGCGGAGATGCTTCTAATGGCTTCACTCCCCTACAAATATTGCAAACATTTTATACCATATatcattcaaaaaataaaatcctcTATAAAATTAACTTTACTATATATTCGGCTTTAAAAAAAGTAACAATTTTTcgaaacaaataaaaagtttGTCTTTTGGtaatatatatacacattttcatttaaaaaaaattagaaataaactTTTTTCGGTTAATAATCGACCAAcattgtttttcttctttacaATAATAATCCAAAACCGCAATCTTTGTCCGTTCACTGCTTGAAGGTAGGAATGAAAATGGGTTGGACTATGTATTCGGGTCTTGTGGTTTGGTttgttttattaaatatattagacttgatttttttttttttgtaaaatctattatttaaaaaagttaGATTATAAGCTTTAAAAAAACTTATGACATGACCTTTTCAATAGTAGACTTTAAAAGATCCGAACCAAACCTGTTTAATAAAACTAGTCGTGGCTGAGGCATGTGGTTCAATGGCAAAAGTATTTGCCTCAATCCAAAGCCACACAAGTTCAAACCCTAGCAGTGGCTAGGTTAGTGTGTGTGAGTGGGTGTGTGAGTGTGTAACCTAGGATTGGGGGTTGTCCAATCCatcgaccaaaaaaaaaaaaaaataaaactagtCAGAATTTAAAATGAGCCTAGTTATAAATTCCCACCAAGTAGCCCGATCCATTTTTATTCGTAACTACTTGGTTCACTAATTGTTAGTTACAAAATGTTAGGTCTTTAtcaaaatcacattttttaaagtcaatattttaaaattttaaatttttttaaaagaaagttATATATTGcttgtttaattttataaaatttgttttgccattttaataaaattattttctaaaaagATGATTACCAATATCCttaaaattttatagaaatgtttttttccttttatgaaagaaaaaatatttgacaaataaaatatgctttggttcttaattaatatataattttattttgttttattctgaacatttaaaataaattttaatttgatcgTATTCAATTCTTCCCTTATTGTATGTCTTTCAACGATCAGGTGGTCAAAATTTTCCTAATGTTACCCTTATATAATATGCACACTCTCAAGAGAAATTGACCTCttaaataaagtataaataattgaagatgacaaaggaaaagccaaatttatttaagaaaacaTAAGATAAGATGTAAATTTTCTTTGGATTTAACTTTCTCCTCAATTTAGCTTTATGAGGATATTAAAGGTGAAATTTAAATCTATTTTAAACATTGAGAATAAAAGTTaagcaaataaataattttaaaaagttaaaaaaattagaaataaaaaatatttaaacatgttaattatatactaaaatcaatcaccagtatatatatatatatatatatatatatatatatatatatatatatacattaaaaataaattaaattacatatatatttatttacagatacatagtgactgattttaatgattatttttaatgtttaaatagtatttttgaaaaaacatTACCATAAAGAATCCGACACAAATTATGACATATACCTTATCAGCTTTTAGCACTTGATAAATGTCATTAGAATCCCATAATCGGCTTCGTTTTCCAGGGTCTTCAATAGATTCTTGACGAACAAtctcttttgctgtttcttgaATAATGTCGTGCATCCATACGAAAATTCTTTCAGGAACAGTTATGAGGGCTTTGTCTTTTAACCTTTCTAACACAAAAGCCACAGAATTGACCTCATCCTTCAAAAGTCGTTTTATATAATCCTCTGACAAAGGCATCCATTTGAAAAAACAAGCAATATCCAAGAATATCTTTTTCTCATCCCGATCAAGATCATCATAACTGAGTTTCATCACGTTATGGACCTCTTTGTCTGGCATATTTTTAAGCTTCTCTAACAGGCTTTCCCAtatttctttcccttttccATGGACATGGTGGCCCAGAACTTCTATGACTAATGGAACACCTTTGGCATACTCGATCACCTTTTTTGATTGCTCACGAAATTCCATCTCAAGATCACGATGTTCGTGTTTGAAGGCAATTGAATTGAAAAGTCGAAGCGCCTCATCAACTTGTAATGGCTTAACTTGGTAGATAAAATCAACTTCTGTATGGAGCACTTGCTTATCTCTGGATGTTACAATGATTCTACTACCTGATCCAAATTGTTCCCTTGTTCCAAATAGTATTTTCAGTTGCCGAAAATCATTGACATCGTCTAGAACAATGATTACCTTCATTCGACCAAGTCTTTTCTCAAGAAAAGGGGGCAATCCATTTGAGCTATCAATTTTTAAGTCTTGTTCACCTACGAGTTCAGAATAAAGTTTGCTCTTCAAAGAAAATATTCCTTCCCTGGCTGAACTTTCCCTTAAATTTCTCAGAAAACAAGAACCTTCGTACTGTGAGCGTACGCTGTTAAACACTTCCCATGCAAGAGTTGTCTTACCCAAGCCCCCCATTCCCCAAATTCCCAAAGCACGCACGTCTCCTAACTCCGGATTCAATTCTGACTCTAAGAGTGCAATTGATTTGCCAATTCCAATAAGCCCTCTTGAGATATATTTCTGCTCAAGATTCAATCTCTTTATCAGATGTTTGATGATTGCTTCAAGGAGCCCATAGTCATTCCTAAAAAACAAGGAAGATGTATTGAATGACAATATTTTCAGTTTTTTCCTTAGTAATTTTGGATATAAAGGGATCATGTATATATGTCataaagtatatatttttttctaactcGAGTGTAAGAGTAAAATCCTTAAAATTGCAAAGGATCAGACCAACAAAATAGGGATTGATAGTTTTGATTTTACA from Arachis stenosperma cultivar V10309 chromosome 9, arast.V10309.gnm1.PFL2, whole genome shotgun sequence encodes the following:
- the LOC130948690 gene encoding disease resistance protein RPV1-like, whose protein sequence is MAHASFFRVSQKAYVLFICLLLILKPKGVASSSENTLKIKYDVFVSFRGPDIRRGFLSHLVDALSRKKINGFVDDKIEVGDEIPKSLIRAIEASLISLVIFSPNYSSSHWCLEELAKIVECKEKEGQFVLPVFLDVDPSDVRHQRGSYEDAFIKHEKKYDLVKVQRWRTALQRAANLSGLHSTKYRNDYGLLEAIIKHLIKRLNLEQKYISRGLIGIGKSIALLESELNPELGDVRALGIWGMGGLGKTTLAWEVFNSVRSQYEGSCFLRNLRESSAREGIFSLKSKLYSELVGEQDLKIDSSNGLPPFLEKRLGRMKVIIVLDDVNDFRQLKILFGTREQFGSGSRIIVTSRDKQVLHTEVDFIYQVKPLQVDEALRLFNSIAFKHEHRDLEMEFREQSKKVIEYAKGVPLVIEVLGHHVHGKGKEIWESLLEKLKNMPDKEVHNVMKLSYDDLDRDEKKIFLDIACFFKWMPLSEDYIKRLLKDEVNSVAFVLERLKDKALITVPERIFVWMHDIIQETAKEIVRQESIEDPGKRSRLWDSNDIYQVLKADKGSEAIRSISAKLPLLNKKLQLSPQVFAKMSNLQFLDFLAPHTCPSYFPRDQMSLYFPEGLESLPNELRVLHWLHYPMEALPTQFSAENLQLLFLPVNRVKKLWHNQEQNLRSLKSVSLLCSTQLTESPDFSNATNLEVLILSWSSKLIHVHPSVFSLEKLTVLDLSSCVSLTSLISDTHLRSLRYLTLSGCTALKEFSVISMNMVYLYLDHTGIKQLPASIGIQSKLEVLSLANSTIEYLPESIKHLLRLRTLDLSRCRKLQTLPELPPNIKDLSVEGCISLKTVLFPVTLAEQMKEERKKVAFWNCVALDQHSLKAIGLNAQINIMKFAHQNLSRFESDSYQDYDADGATYVYPGSRIPKWLLHRTIGDHITIDVPFGLPSNQLGFIFAFIVPKVASEGLFLNFSLSVGDDEDEGNSIKLRLPRPGQEIASDHVYLMYDVACSNYLRSKAKSQPQFEIRVSVASEYTPLLLKGLGVSLVNVAEYQSFVQQMKWLDTTSDTIFN